The Rattus rattus isolate New Zealand chromosome 1, Rrattus_CSIRO_v1, whole genome shotgun sequence genome includes a region encoding these proteins:
- the Bin2 gene encoding bridging integrator 2 encodes MAEGKAGGAAGLFAKQMQKKFSRAQEKVLQKLGKTVETKDERFEQSASNFYQQQAEGHRLYKDLKNFLSAVKVMHESSKRVSETLQEIYNSNWDGHEDLKAIVGNNDLLWEDYEEKLADQALRTMENYVSQFSEVKERIAKRGRKLVDYDSARHHLEAVQNAKKKDEAKMAKAEEDFSKAQVVFEDLNQELLEELPVLFNSRIGCYVTVFQNISNLRDVFYREMSKLNHSLYEVMSKLEKQHSNKVFVVKGLSSSSRRSLVISPPVQTCTASSPVSPVTSPTSPNALSVTSESESVSATAEELTSEAVGEDSCESEESLKDEEADEESETSSSEEEEEDDEDEDEEESLPACNGPTPTPAPASPAAEVKSQEEAAPRSPTSSLGRGQTGKEHPPPGEVVLRARASSEGAEQSKRTASVQRASAPPSRPPPPKAAGGPAGSAEASKARHPRASSDASSDPEPPETGEKEGTGSSGPKEPHASPTKSATQPPSWQAAAGAFNPKQLTATPPTLSTLHRLLGRSHAEGPGGPGRCWAKSPGSRGLRSRGTRPSLAPLQALRTLARGRSGFGQWLFLPREPAEGGPALLPVPPTAARARRTLGAGSRARPGRLSAAPTPASSKGRAAPVPARPSDWKGERAAGEPRARTRPLRACDRTWEGSAWLRGSSSAKARGRGALGPRGAGWTQWTARRGSGPWKPRSDPPR; translated from the exons GTTCTGCAGAAATTGGGGAAAACCGTAGAAACCAAAGATGAGCGATTTGAACAAAGTGCCAGCAACTTCTACCAACAGCAG GCAGAGGGCCACAGGCTGTACAAAGATCTGAAGAACTTCCTTAGCGCAGTCAAAG TGATGCATGAGAGCTCAAAGAGAGTATCAGAGACCCTGCAGGAGATCTACAACAGCAACTGGGATGGGCATGAGGACCTGAAGGCCATCGTGGGG AACAACGATCTCCTCTGGGAAGACTATGAAGAGAAACTGGCTGACCAGGCTTTGAGGACCATGGAGAACTATGTGTCACAGTTCAGCGAGGTTAAG GAGAGAATTGCCAAGCGGGGCCGGAAACTGGTCGACTACGATAGTGCCCGACACCACCTGGAGGCTGTGCAGAATGCTAAGAAGAAGGACGAGGCCAAGATGGCCAAG GCAGAAGAAGACTTCAGCAAGGCCCAGGTTGTGTTTGAAGACCTGAACCAGGAACTCCTGGAGGAGCTGCCTGTTCTTTTTAACAG TCGTATTGGCTGCTACGTGACCGTCTTCCAAAACATTTCCAACCTGAGAGACGTCTTCTACAGGGAGATGAGCAAG CTGAACCACAGTCTCTATGAAGTGATGAGCAAACTGGAGAAGCAGCATTCCAACAAAGTCTTTGTGGTGAAGGGCCTGTCAAG cagcagcaggcgcTCCTTAGTCATCTCTCCCCCGGTGCAAACCTGTACTGCCTCCAGCCCCGTCAGCCCCGTGACCTCACCTACCAGCCCCAATGCTCTTTCTGTAACCAGTGAGAGTGAGTCTGTGTCGGCCACTGCAGAGGAGCTGACCTCCGAGGCAGTGGGAGAGGACAGCTGTGAGAGCGAAGAGTCCTTGAAAGATGAGGAAGCGGATGAAGAGTCTGAAACAAGCtcttcagaggaggaggaggaggacgacgaagATGAGGACGAGGAAGAGTCTCTACCAGCCTGCAACGGCCCCACCCCGACCCCGGCCCCGGCCTCCCCTGCAGCTGAGGTGAAGTCCCAGGAGGAAGCTGCTCCGCGCTCCCCGACTTCATCCCTGGGCAGGGGTCAGACCGGGAAGGAGCATCCTCCCCCCGGGGAAGTGGTCCTCCGTGCCCGCGCCTCGAGCGAGGGGGCAGAACAGAGCAAAAGAACAGCGTCCGTCCAGCGGGCGTCCGCTCCGCCCAGTAGGCCTCCACCACCCAAGGCCGCGGGCGGCCCCGCAGGCTCAGCAGAGGCCTCCAAGGCACGCCACCCCAGGGCCTCTTCAGATGCCTCTTCGGATCCAGAACCGCCAGAGACCGGAGAAAAGGAGGGCACTGGCAGCTCGGGCCCCAAAGAGCCACATGCCTCCCCCACCAAGAGCGCCACCCAG CCACCCAGCTGGCAAGCAGCTGCTGGGGCGTTTAATCCTAAACAGCTCACAGCCACACCTCCTACCCTCTCCACGCTCCACCGCCTCCTGGGAAGGTCGCACGCGGAAGGTCCAGGTGGCCCCGGGAGGTGCTGGGCTAAGTCGCCCGGCAGCCGCGGACTCCGCTCCCGCGGGACGCGCCCCTCGCTCGCCCCACTCCAGGCACTGCGTACCCTAGCACGGGGGCGGAGCGGCTTCGGACAGTGGCTTTTCCTCCCGAGGGAACCTGCCGAGGGCGGCCCCGCgctccttcctgtccctcccaccGCGGCCCGGGCTCGGCGGACGCTCGGCGCGGGGTCCCGGGCGCGGCCTGGGCGACTCTCGGCCGCTCCCACCCCGGCGAGTTCAAAAGGACGCGCGGCGCCTGTCCCTGCCCGCCCGTCGGACTGGAAAGGTGAGCGCGCCGCCGGGGAGCCGAGAGCCCGCACTCGGCCGCTGCGCGCCTGCGACCGGACCTGGGAGGGTAGCGCGTGGCTGCGGGGATCCTCGTCGGCCAAGGCGCGGGGCCGGGGCGCGCTGGGTCCTCGGGGAGCGGGGTGGACTCAGTGGACCGCTCGGCGGGGCTCCGGGCCCTGGAAGCCCAG ATCTGACCCTCCGAGATAG